From a single Rosa rugosa chromosome 7, drRosRugo1.1, whole genome shotgun sequence genomic region:
- the LOC133721789 gene encoding uncharacterized protein LOC133721789, producing the protein MEGMSGESECSKTSPSDDRNEEGSESGENYDGEISKPKNNGGSSSNSTVEESDQKKGSVRPYVRSKMPRLRWTPDLHLRFVHAVERLGGQDRATPKMVLQLMNIKGLSIAHVKSHLQMYRSKKIDDAGQVIADQGHHLAECGDKNIYNLSQLPMLQGYNRSHMSTSFRYAYGDANSWSNSAYENLRHPRIFQGTMTEKLFGSSTTTSNWNSTAYSNFRTSSEQVPTWITHTLKDECSQLYNIRRQSLQAHQTRQSLIDHLNPTTHVQPKAKDHFTSLSSTPTNLQELKTLKRKASDCDLDLDLSLRLTTKKNDESPRSTTMRDDEVDCTSLSLSLYSPASAKIRRVEE; encoded by the exons ATGGAGGGGATGAGCGGCGAGTCTGAGTGCTCGAAGACAAGTCCCTCCGATGACCGAAATGAGGAAGGAAGTGAGAGTGGAGAGAACTACGATGGCGAAATCAGTAAGCCCAAAAACAATGGAGGAAGCTCAAGCAACAGCACGGTAGAAGAAAGTGATCAGAAAAAGGGATCGGTGCGACCCTATGTTAGATCCAAGATGCCAAGGCTCAGGTGGACACCGGATCTCCATCTTCGCTTTGTTCACGCCGTGGAGAGGCTCGGAGGACAAGATA GAGCTACACCAAAGATGGTTCTTCAGCTTATGAACATCAAGGGGCTAAGTATTGCACATGTCAAGAGCCATTTACAG ATGTATAGAAGCAAGAAGATCGACGATGCAGGCCAAG TGATAGCAGATCAAGGACATCATCTTGCTGAATGTGgagataaaaatatatacaaccTCAGCCAACTTCCCATGCTTCAAGGATACAACCGAAGCCACATGAGTACCAGCTTCAG ATATGCATACGGTGATGCCAATTCTTGGAGTAATAGTGCTTATGAGAACTTGAGGCATCCAAGAATATTTCAAGGCACAATGACAGAGAAGCTCTTTGGTAGCAGTACTACAACTAGCAACTGGAATAGTACTGCTTACAGCAATTTCCGGACAAGCTCCGAACAAGTACCAACTTGGATAACTCATACACTCAAAGACGAATGCAGTCAATTGTATAACATTCGTCGACAGTCCTTGCAAGCACATCAAACTAGGCAGAGTCTCATTGATCATCTTAATCCCACAACCCATGTGCAACCCAAAGCAAAGGATCACTTTACAAGTTTGAGCAGCACACCAACCAATCTACAAGAGTTGAAGACGTTGAAAAGGAAGGCTTCGGATTGCGATCTTGATTTAGATCTGTCTCTCAGGCTAACAACGAAGAAGAATGACGAGAGTCCGAGAAGTACTACTATGAGGGACGATGAAGTTGATTGCACTAGTCTTTCTCTGTCATTGTACTCACCGGCATCGGCAAAAATCAGAAGGGTGGAGGAATaa
- the LOC133720018 gene encoding SKP1-like protein 6, whose protein sequence is MSSKKMITLKSLDGRTLEVEEAVAKKSPMIKKMIEDEDVMEDEVDDEDNDNDNVVHLRKVTYKVLDKVMEYCKRHVNDDEKVVNEDELKAWDQDFIVKTDKSTLCNLLLAAYYLNIQSLLLLLSKNAFHKTGEDKTMEDMRILLACQQ, encoded by the coding sequence ATGTCGTCAAAGAAGATGATCACTCTGAAGAGCTTGGACGGACGGACTCTTGAGGTGGAAGAAGCGGTGGCAAAGAAGTCGCCTATGATCAAGAAAATGATTGAGGATGAAGACGTGATGGAGGATGAGGTTGATGACGAGGACAACGACAACGACAACGTCGTTCATCTCCGGAAGGTGACTTACAAGGTTTTGGACAAGGTCATGGAGTACTGCAAGAGGCACGTTAACGACGACGAGAAGGTGGTCAATGAGGACGAGCTCAAGGCGTGGGACCAAGACTTTATTGTCAAGACTGACAAATCCACCCTCTGCAATCTTCTTCTTGCTGCGTACTACTTGAACATCCAGAGCCTGCTACTCCTGCTATCCAAGAACGCTTTTCACAAGACAGGTGAGGATAAGACAATGGAGGATATGCGAATCCTTCTCGCATGCCAACAGTGA